One part of the Marinobacter sp. M3C genome encodes these proteins:
- a CDS encoding acyltransferase: MPKLRFKHLTKGLFRRLNRLMRVLRFSLLSTNDRIIGRPEKNQPVFFSGLGSITFGKNVKIGVSSSPGFWSTYCYLDSRGAGASINIGSGTWINNGFAAIAEKRTIDIGRRCLIGHDVVILDSNFHSLDPNSRHSGGPVSVGDVIISDNVFIGSRVVILKNTKIGSGSVVAAGAVLAGDFPANCLIAGNPAVVIRNL, translated from the coding sequence ATGCCTAAATTAAGATTTAAGCATCTGACGAAGGGCTTGTTTCGAAGATTGAATAGACTGATGCGAGTTCTTCGGTTCTCGCTTCTTTCAACCAACGATAGAATTATTGGGCGGCCCGAAAAAAATCAACCGGTTTTTTTTAGTGGGTTAGGTTCAATAACATTTGGGAAAAACGTCAAAATTGGTGTTAGTTCTTCACCAGGCTTCTGGTCCACATATTGTTACCTCGATAGCAGAGGGGCAGGCGCCTCTATTAACATTGGCAGTGGTACATGGATTAATAACGGCTTCGCGGCGATAGCCGAAAAACGCACCATTGATATTGGGCGCCGATGTCTAATAGGGCATGATGTGGTAATTCTTGACAGCAATTTTCACAGCTTAGATCCGAACTCTCGTCATAGTGGGGGTCCGGTCAGCGTTGGAGATGTTATCATATCTGACAATGTGTTTATCGGCTCACGGGTCGTGATCTTGAAGAATACAAAGATCGGTTCAGGATCCGTTGTCGCGGCAGGTGCGGTTCTTGCAGGGGATTTTCCAGCAAACTGCTTAATTGCTGGAAATCCTGCTGTTGTGATTAGGAATTTATAA
- a CDS encoding DegT/DnrJ/EryC1/StrS family aminotransferase: MIPFLDLKAINAQYRDELVAAATRVIDSGWYIQGTEVKAFEQEFADYCGSKHCIGVANGLDALTLTLRAWKEMGKLKEGDEVIVPANTYIASILAITENRLKPVLVEPDEATFNLCPKKTAAAITPNTKAIVAVHLYGQICPMSELMQLADEHGLLVLEDAAQAHGASINGRKAGSWGHAAGFSFYPGKNLGALGDAGAVTTDDEALAKTIRALGNYGSHKKYENLYQGVNSRLDEIQAAMLRVKLQHLDEEIQSRREVAEYYLAHIDHPSIQLPAVANRENHVWHLFVVRSPQRDALQKHLAEQGVQTLIHYPIPPHQQKAYECWHTEHYPVTENIHQTVLSLPMGPQIDLVDQKAVIECLN; the protein is encoded by the coding sequence ATGATTCCTTTCCTAGACCTAAAAGCCATTAACGCCCAATACCGCGACGAACTCGTAGCCGCCGCCACCCGAGTTATTGACTCTGGCTGGTACATCCAGGGCACCGAAGTAAAAGCCTTCGAACAAGAGTTCGCTGATTACTGCGGCAGTAAGCACTGTATAGGCGTAGCCAATGGGCTGGACGCGCTAACGCTCACCCTCAGGGCCTGGAAAGAAATGGGCAAACTGAAAGAGGGCGATGAAGTTATCGTGCCAGCCAATACGTATATCGCCAGCATACTGGCCATCACCGAAAACCGGTTGAAACCCGTGCTGGTCGAGCCAGACGAGGCCACATTTAACTTGTGCCCTAAAAAAACCGCTGCCGCCATTACCCCCAACACCAAAGCCATCGTTGCTGTTCACCTCTACGGCCAGATATGCCCTATGAGTGAGTTAATGCAACTGGCAGATGAACACGGCCTATTGGTATTGGAAGATGCCGCCCAAGCGCACGGTGCATCCATAAATGGCCGTAAAGCCGGCAGTTGGGGCCACGCTGCGGGGTTTAGCTTTTACCCGGGCAAAAACCTCGGCGCACTGGGGGATGCGGGTGCCGTTACCACCGATGACGAAGCCCTGGCCAAAACCATCCGGGCGTTGGGTAATTACGGTAGCCACAAGAAATACGAAAATCTGTACCAAGGCGTAAACAGCCGGCTGGATGAGATTCAAGCCGCCATGCTCAGAGTAAAACTGCAGCATCTGGATGAAGAAATTCAGAGCCGCCGTGAAGTAGCAGAGTATTACCTCGCACACATTGATCATCCCAGCATTCAGTTACCCGCAGTAGCCAACCGTGAAAACCACGTTTGGCATTTGTTTGTTGTGCGCTCACCCCAGCGCGATGCGTTGCAGAAGCATTTGGCCGAGCAGGGGGTGCAAACGCTGATTCATTACCCGATACCGCCACATCAGCAGAAGGCTTACGAGTGCTGGCATACCGAGCATTACCCGGTTACAGAGAATATTCATCAAACCGTGTTGAGTTTGCCGATGGGGCCGCAGATAGATTTAGTGGATCAAAAAGCGGTAATTGAATGCCTAAATTAA
- a CDS encoding acyltransferase: MSFVHPLADVADCTIGQGTKVWQFVVILKGAKIGQNCNICAQALIEGDVVVGDRVTVKSGVQLWDGTRVEDDVFIGPNATFTNDPYPRSKQYPEKFAGITVCKSASIGANATILPGITVGAGAMVGAGAVVTQDVPPKAVVIGNPARIIRYVE; encoded by the coding sequence ATGAGCTTTGTCCACCCACTTGCAGACGTTGCAGACTGCACCATAGGGCAAGGCACAAAGGTCTGGCAATTTGTAGTCATCCTTAAAGGTGCAAAAATTGGCCAGAACTGCAACATTTGCGCCCAAGCCCTTATTGAAGGCGATGTGGTTGTTGGCGATAGAGTAACCGTGAAATCTGGCGTTCAGCTTTGGGACGGTACTCGTGTGGAAGATGATGTTTTCATTGGTCCTAATGCAACATTCACAAACGATCCTTACCCTCGGTCAAAACAGTATCCGGAAAAATTTGCCGGAATTACAGTTTGTAAAAGCGCAAGCATTGGAGCAAATGCCACGATTTTGCCCGGTATTACCGTTGGTGCAGGTGCAATGGTAGGGGCAGGGGCTGTGGTCACTCAGGATGTTCCTCCGAAAGCCGTTGTTATAGGCAATCCGGCTCGAATCATCAGGTACGTTGAATAA
- a CDS encoding glycosyltransferase yields MTQAPQTLLERPLVTFALLAYNQENYIREAVGAALSQDYSPLEIILSDDCSSDATFEIMREMADRYAGLHSIVLNRNVRNLNVGGHINNLNRLAKGELVVAAAGDDISKPDRVSRLVEAWLANGKRSGLLHSARIMITEAGALIGERGHSALEELTSAESAIVNNAHVIGATEAWDRCLFNSYGDFSEGLVHEDLALTFRSLLAGRPVTYIDRPLVLYRYGVGITASYFGPTSRNTSKRMVLLRRLRTDALQRLDDLKVFPNSVVEAAATLALHKYDVAIRFEDGIPGPMELTGMIKRVGFSWVARMFIKYLINIWRDKR; encoded by the coding sequence ATGACTCAAGCGCCCCAAACCCTGCTGGAGCGTCCGCTCGTCACTTTCGCGCTGCTTGCCTATAATCAGGAGAACTATATCCGCGAGGCGGTAGGCGCGGCGTTGAGTCAGGATTATTCCCCGCTGGAGATCATCCTGAGCGACGACTGCTCCAGCGATGCAACATTCGAGATCATGCGTGAGATGGCTGACCGCTATGCTGGGCTGCATTCAATAGTGCTCAATCGTAACGTACGGAATCTCAATGTCGGTGGCCATATAAATAATTTAAACAGGTTGGCTAAGGGCGAGTTGGTAGTTGCGGCTGCCGGAGACGATATTTCAAAACCCGACCGCGTCAGCCGGCTGGTTGAGGCGTGGCTGGCAAACGGGAAGCGATCCGGGCTGTTGCACTCTGCACGCATCATGATCACAGAGGCTGGCGCATTGATTGGGGAGAGGGGCCATTCAGCGCTAGAGGAGCTAACATCCGCGGAGTCAGCGATTGTTAACAATGCTCATGTCATCGGGGCAACCGAAGCGTGGGACAGGTGTCTTTTCAATAGTTATGGTGACTTTAGTGAGGGCTTGGTCCATGAAGATCTGGCGCTTACCTTCCGGTCACTACTGGCCGGCAGGCCCGTGACCTACATCGATCGACCTTTGGTGCTATATCGATACGGGGTAGGGATCACTGCCAGTTACTTTGGGCCGACTTCACGAAATACCTCAAAGAGGATGGTCTTGCTCAGGCGCCTGCGTACAGATGCGCTGCAACGGCTGGACGACTTGAAGGTGTTTCCGAATTCTGTTGTTGAGGCAGCTGCCACATTAGCCTTGCACAAGTACGACGTCGCTATTAGATTCGAAGACGGTATACCCGGCCCTATGGAACTCACTGGAATGATCAAGAGAGTTGGCTTTTCTTGGGTTGCACGTATGTTCATAAAATATTTGATAAACATATGGAGAGACAAGCGATGA
- the ltrA gene encoding group II intron reverse transcriptase/maturase produces the protein MTEPEISVQAPVSGTGAPSHSERLWLQTDWRKAEKEVRQRQERIAKATQESRWGKVKALQRLLTRSYCGKLLAVKRVTENRGKRTPGIDGKVWSTPAAKLKGALALKHRGYRPQPLRRIYRPKSNGKKRPLGIPTMRDRAMQSLWKLALEPVAETQADPNSYGFRPKRSTADAIAHCFNALAKQTSAKWVLEGDIRGCFDNISHEWLLRNIAMDKVVLRKWLEAGYVEEETLFATEAGAPQGGIISPVLANLTLDGLEQAINMSVAPTSSPRRPFKIHVVRYADDFIVTGASKEVLQHQVRPAIVVFLRARGLELSDEKTRITHIAQGFDFLGQNIRKYSGKLLITPARKSVKALVDKVREIVNGNKAATQANLILNLNPVIRGWAMYHRHIVSKARFAWIDPQIWRILWRWAVRRHAMKGAKWVKQKYFHVEGARHWVFASDDRINGISQRLRLFSAATVRIVRHIKIRSAVNPYDPLWTAYLERRHRPIFRSEARSYLGC, from the coding sequence ATGACGGAACCAGAAATCAGCGTGCAAGCGCCGGTCTCGGGTACGGGTGCGCCCTCGCATTCTGAACGGTTATGGCTCCAGACAGACTGGAGAAAAGCTGAGAAGGAAGTAAGACAACGCCAAGAGCGTATCGCCAAGGCAACACAGGAAAGCAGATGGGGTAAGGTGAAAGCCTTGCAGCGTCTGCTGACTCGCTCTTATTGCGGCAAATTACTTGCGGTAAAGAGAGTGACGGAAAATCGAGGTAAAAGAACACCGGGGATCGATGGCAAGGTTTGGTCGACTCCGGCCGCCAAATTAAAGGGAGCACTAGCGTTGAAGCATCGCGGTTATCGACCGCAACCGCTAAGACGTATCTACAGACCCAAGAGCAATGGAAAGAAACGTCCGCTAGGGATACCGACGATGCGAGACAGAGCGATGCAATCCTTGTGGAAGCTCGCTTTGGAACCGGTTGCCGAAACTCAAGCAGATCCGAACTCCTATGGTTTCAGACCCAAGCGTTCAACGGCAGACGCCATCGCACATTGTTTCAATGCGCTCGCAAAGCAAACATCCGCCAAGTGGGTGCTGGAGGGCGACATTCGCGGGTGTTTCGACAACATCAGCCACGAGTGGCTGCTCCGAAACATTGCCATGGATAAAGTCGTGCTGCGTAAATGGCTTGAAGCAGGGTATGTAGAGGAAGAAACCTTATTCGCTACGGAAGCCGGAGCACCACAAGGTGGAATTATCTCCCCGGTGCTGGCGAATTTGACGCTGGATGGACTTGAACAGGCAATCAACATGAGTGTAGCTCCGACGAGCAGCCCTCGACGCCCGTTTAAAATTCACGTCGTGAGATATGCCGATGACTTTATCGTAACTGGGGCCTCGAAAGAGGTCTTGCAACACCAAGTTCGCCCGGCAATCGTGGTGTTCTTGAGGGCGCGGGGCTTAGAGCTCTCGGACGAGAAAACTCGGATCACGCATATCGCACAAGGTTTCGATTTTTTGGGCCAAAATATCCGAAAGTATTCGGGCAAACTGCTTATTACCCCTGCCCGTAAAAGCGTGAAGGCGCTTGTGGATAAGGTCCGAGAAATCGTGAATGGAAACAAAGCAGCGACACAGGCGAATCTGATTCTGAATCTCAACCCGGTGATCCGAGGTTGGGCAATGTATCACCGCCACATTGTGTCGAAGGCTCGCTTTGCATGGATAGACCCTCAGATTTGGCGAATTCTGTGGCGATGGGCTGTGCGTCGGCACGCCATGAAAGGTGCTAAATGGGTAAAGCAAAAATATTTCCACGTCGAAGGAGCAAGGCACTGGGTGTTTGCGTCTGATGATCGAATTAATGGCATAAGCCAACGGTTGCGGCTGTTCTCGGCGGCGACAGTTCGGATCGTACGACACATTAAAATACGCAGTGCAGTGAATCCCTATGATCCGTTGTGGACCGCTTACCTGGAGCGCCGCCATCGACCTATTTTCCGTAGTGAGGCCCGGTCATATTTAGGCTGTTGA
- a CDS encoding polysaccharide biosynthesis C-terminal domain-containing protein: MSGAHSGRESRFDQRFPYGVFGIVVSQVIGSFLALIPNTYFSARLVGYSLIDQVKDVIKPILAALVSGFASWCFVEQGERSLPLWIVGGGLVGLATYIAVSLLIRVEGIGLLLKKVKARKATIV; this comes from the coding sequence TTGAGTGGAGCTCACTCCGGCAGGGAATCACGATTTGATCAGCGCTTCCCTTACGGGGTGTTTGGGATTGTCGTTAGCCAAGTTATTGGGTCGTTTCTTGCGCTTATTCCTAATACCTACTTTTCTGCTCGGTTAGTTGGATATTCTTTAATTGATCAGGTTAAGGATGTTATAAAACCAATCCTTGCCGCGTTAGTTTCAGGATTTGCGTCTTGGTGTTTCGTTGAGCAGGGTGAGCGCAGTTTACCTCTATGGATTGTTGGCGGTGGCCTTGTTGGATTGGCAACCTATATCGCGGTATCTCTGTTGATTCGCGTTGAAGGTATAGGTTTGCTGCTTAAGAAAGTTAAAGCTCGAAAAGCCACCATCGTATAG